In Rutidosis leptorrhynchoides isolate AG116_Rl617_1_P2 chromosome 2, CSIRO_AGI_Rlap_v1, whole genome shotgun sequence, one genomic interval encodes:
- the LOC139888615 gene encoding uncharacterized protein, which translates to MAGGRQPNDNTNTPNVTLTNEQIQQLLTAAQGSNNNQNNNNRNRNSPNSCSHKEFMSCKTPNYKGTEGLIELNRWFKKMESMFRLCNCGEAEKVKYAIRTLSGGALTWWTAYAGTVRWTATLAIPWETLKTMLAGKYCPRNQVQKFEVEFWELRMKNLEVEEYNNRFLELAALCPSMVTHESKKIEKYIIGLPPQIQGNVIAAGKETIEGTMLMTQNLVMAARRNAKEKQNEVKTTDNKRKFEPTQGSGQNSNKKVGDTTTGGYAGKLPYCSRCEKHHNGKCNIQCGNCKKMGHLSKNCRLPAITTYTLATKDKPFVPTCYSYGEIGHTKPSCPKKEDITKNADAGKAKGLAFVMTAEEARDDEDVITGTFLVSNCYASFLFDTGADRSYVSTKFCALFDEEPQTLNTKCLVEMTNSKFVKVNWIYKKCNLTLANKTFKVDLLPVELGSFDVVLGMDWLSPMKVGI; encoded by the coding sequence atgGCTGGAGGACGACAACCAAATGACAACACCAACACTCCTAACGTTACTCTCACAAATGAACAAATTCAACAACTCCTTACTGCCGCTCAAGGCAGCAACAATAATCAAAATAACAACAACCGAAACCGAAACTCTCCGAACTCATGCTCACATAAAGAATTTATGAGTTGTAAGACACCAAACTATAAAGGAACCGAAGGACTAATTGAACTAAACCGTTGGTTCAAAAAGATGGAATCTATGTTTCGTCTGTGTAACTGCGGTGAAGCTGAAAAGGTCAAGTATGCTATTAGAACTCTATCTGGTggagctttaacttggtggactgcataTGCTGGTACAGTTAGATGGACTGCTACTTTAGCCATACCCTGGGAAACATTAAAAACCATGCTGGCTGGAAAGTATTGTCCCAGGAATCAAGTCCAAAAATTTGAAGTCGAATTCTGGGAGTTAAGAATGAAAAATCTTGAAGTTGAGGAATACAACAATCGATTTTTAGAGCTAGCTGCTTTATGCCCTAGTATGGTTACTCATGAGAGCAAGAAGATTGAAAAGTATATCATcggtcttcctcctcagattcaggGGAATGTTATAGCTGCTGGTAAAGAAACCATTGAGGGTACGATGTTGATGACTCAAAATCTGGTTATGGCTGCTAGAAGAAATGCTAAGGAAAAACAAAACGAAGTGAAGACTACTGATAACAAAAGAAAGTTTGAGCCTACTCAAGGTTCAGGTCAGAATTCAAACAAGAAAGTTGGCGATACTACAACAGGTGGTTATGCTGGTAAACTTCCTTACTGCTCCAGATGTGAAAAACATCACAATGGGAAGTGTAATATTCAATGTGGAAACTGTAAGAAGATGGGTCACCTGAGCAAAAATTGTAGACTTCCTGCTATTACAACATATACTCTTGCAACTAAAGACAAGCCCTTTGTTCCTACTTGCTATTCTTATGGTGAAATAGGACATACAAAACCCAGTTGTCCTAAGAAGGAGGATATCACTAAGAATGCAGATGCTGGCAAGGCTAAAGGCCTAGCATTCGTCATGACTGCTGAAGAAGCTAGGGACGATGAGGACGTCATCACTGGTACATTTCTTGTCAGCAACTGCTATGCTTCttttttattcgatactggtgctgatagaagttatgtgtctactaaATTTTGTGCCTTATTTGACGAGGAACCCCAAACCTTAAACACTAAGTGTCTTGTAGAAATGACCAACAGTAAATTTGTAAAAGTTAACTGGATCTACAAGAAATGTAATCTGACTCTAGCCAATAAAACTTTCAAGGTCGACTTATTGCCTgttgaactaggaagctttgatgtagtcttagggatggattggttatccccGATGAAAGTGGGTATCTAG